In Luteimonas viscosa, the following proteins share a genomic window:
- the gspK gene encoding type II secretion system minor pseudopilin GspK, with amino-acid sequence MNRAHRFRTARDGGHVATRAAATQCGAALLTVLLLIAVMTVLLVSVMDDIRFGLRRTGNAQALAQAQWYALGSEELARTRIRQLERGDGRTTLEGGWNGRPFVFPIDGGVMRVRLDDASACFNLNSVVEGAAGQWSRRETGARQYIALLRALEFTPEQANAMTDALVDWIDSDQMPGAAGAEDAAYASRGPGYRTSGTLLAEASELRAIAGHDAASYARLRPHVCAHPDNALSPLNINTLEAEDAVMLAMVSDLALDPAAARRVIAARPAGGWRDLAVFSQAVVAPLPDHVLQQLRLRTRYFALHTEVEYDGAELVLSALLDSDSHGPVRLLARRWTHDE; translated from the coding sequence GTGAACCGCGCGCATCGCTTCCGCACCGCCCGGGATGGCGGCCACGTCGCGACCCGTGCGGCTGCGACGCAATGCGGTGCCGCCCTGCTCACCGTCCTCCTGCTGATCGCGGTGATGACGGTGCTGCTGGTGTCGGTCATGGACGACATCCGCTTCGGCCTGCGCCGCACCGGCAACGCCCAGGCCCTTGCGCAGGCGCAGTGGTACGCGCTGGGCAGCGAGGAACTGGCGCGCACGCGCATCCGCCAGCTCGAGCGCGGCGACGGTCGCACCACGCTCGAGGGAGGCTGGAACGGCCGTCCGTTCGTGTTTCCCATCGACGGCGGCGTGATGCGCGTGCGGCTGGACGATGCCAGCGCCTGTTTCAACCTCAACAGCGTGGTCGAGGGGGCCGCCGGCCAGTGGTCGCGGCGCGAAACCGGCGCACGCCAGTACATCGCATTGCTGCGGGCGCTGGAGTTCACGCCCGAGCAGGCCAACGCGATGACCGACGCCCTGGTCGACTGGATCGACAGCGACCAGATGCCCGGCGCCGCCGGCGCCGAGGACGCGGCCTACGCCTCGCGCGGTCCGGGCTACCGCACTTCGGGCACGTTGCTGGCAGAGGCAAGCGAACTGCGCGCGATCGCCGGCCACGATGCGGCCAGCTATGCGCGCCTGCGTCCGCACGTGTGCGCGCATCCCGACAACGCCTTGTCGCCACTCAACATCAACACGCTGGAAGCGGAGGATGCGGTGATGCTGGCGATGGTCAGCGACCTCGCGCTCGATCCCGCCGCCGCGCGCCGCGTGATCGCCGCGCGCCCCGCTGGCGGCTGGCGCGACCTGGCGGTTTTTTCGCAAGCGGTCGTCGCGCCGCTTCCCGACCACGTGCTGCAGCAGCTGCGCCTGCGCACCCGCTATTTCGCGCTGCACACCGAAGTGGAATACGACGGCGCAGAGCTGGTGCTCAGCGCGCTGCTGGACAGCGACTCCCACGGCCCCGTGCGTCTGCTCGCACGGCGATGGACGCACGACGAATGA
- the gspL gene encoding type II secretion system protein GspL produces the protein MSTRLLFLPADPAAAATLLEVDDSGRMLERAVLRPGAVAPAMPATPRTVLVVPGEAVRIDRLELPAHSAAQARAAAQALLPERLARRDTLHVALDGCGAGTLRTVAAVDPALLRGWLERAAAFCLVADAAVPEQLLLPEPDEGTAVQVLDAGDRWLVRGDGLAFVATPALAEQVLGERRRTPVEGGPERFAARAMRPEVDLLQGEFTAASQRTRPAGRRRLTWLAAALLASPLLLVGAQALRLDLAARALESRATTLAREALPVAGDSGDQADALAASLQAAREPRAFAAATGSLFAAVAARPGAHLVELEYQRGDRLRAVVFHSGADDIEALRDALARDGWRLVEGSSSETTGGLRTGLALEPGA, from the coding sequence ATGAGCACCCGCCTACTCTTCCTGCCCGCCGACCCCGCAGCAGCCGCCACGCTGCTGGAGGTGGACGACAGCGGCCGCATGCTGGAACGCGCCGTGCTGCGGCCCGGCGCAGTGGCGCCGGCCATGCCGGCGACCCCTCGCACCGTGCTGGTGGTGCCTGGCGAGGCCGTGCGCATCGACCGTCTGGAACTTCCCGCGCACAGCGCGGCGCAGGCACGGGCCGCGGCCCAGGCGCTGTTGCCCGAGCGCCTGGCGCGCCGGGACACGCTGCACGTGGCGCTCGATGGCTGCGGCGCCGGCACGCTGCGCACGGTGGCGGCAGTGGACCCGGCGCTGCTCCGCGGATGGCTCGAACGCGCCGCAGCCTTCTGCCTGGTGGCCGACGCCGCGGTGCCGGAACAGCTGCTGCTGCCGGAGCCGGACGAAGGCACCGCCGTGCAGGTCCTCGACGCCGGCGACCGCTGGCTGGTGCGCGGCGACGGCCTCGCCTTCGTCGCCACCCCCGCGCTGGCGGAGCAGGTACTCGGCGAACGCCGCCGAACGCCGGTCGAGGGCGGCCCGGAGCGCTTCGCCGCGCGCGCCATGCGCCCCGAGGTCGATCTGCTGCAGGGCGAATTCACCGCGGCTTCGCAACGCACCCGTCCCGCCGGCCGGCGACGGCTGACCTGGCTGGCCGCGGCTTTGCTGGCGTCGCCGCTGCTGCTGGTCGGGGCACAGGCGCTGCGCCTGGATCTGGCAGCGCGCGCGCTGGAGTCCCGCGCCACGACCCTCGCACGCGAAGCCTTGCCTGTGGCGGGCGACAGCGGAGACCAGGCCGACGCCCTCGCCGCGAGTCTCCAGGCCGCCCGCGAGCCACGGGCCTTCGCCGCCGCCACCGGCAGTCTGTTCGCGGCCGTCGCCGCGCGTCCGGGCGCCCATCTGGTCGAACTCGAATACCAGCGCGGCGACCGCCTGCGCGCGGTCGTCTTCCACTCCGGTGCCGACGACATCGAGGCCCTCCGCGACGCGCTCGCCCGGGACGGCTGGCGCCTGGTCGAGGGCAGCAGCAGCGAAACCACCGGCGGCCTGCGGACCGGCCTGGCCCTGGAGCCCGGAGCATGA
- the gspM gene encoding type II secretion system protein GspM, translating to MTPTQRCLAWWHGREPRERMMLAVMAAMLAAFAWWYGLLWPLRSLREDAGVRYDHATVALRGVEAEVAALTAAGTGTAPAASTGGEALQRRVLDSARDAGLAPSRQRTAADGAFVLEFERVASPALFGWLGRLARDGLAPSSLRVARADGRLRAEVGFGGATP from the coding sequence ATGACCCCGACGCAACGATGCCTGGCCTGGTGGCACGGCCGCGAGCCGCGCGAACGCATGATGCTGGCGGTGATGGCGGCCATGCTCGCGGCCTTCGCCTGGTGGTACGGCCTGTTGTGGCCGTTGCGTTCGCTGCGCGAAGACGCGGGCGTGCGCTACGACCATGCCACCGTGGCGCTGCGGGGGGTCGAGGCCGAAGTCGCGGCGCTGACCGCCGCCGGGACCGGCACAGCACCCGCCGCGTCCACCGGCGGCGAGGCCCTGCAACGCCGCGTCCTCGACAGCGCGCGCGATGCCGGCCTCGCGCCCAGCCGCCAGCGCACCGCCGCCGACGGCGCCTTCGTGCTCGAATTCGAACGGGTGGCCTCGCCGGCGCTGTTCGGCTGGCTGGGCAGGCTGGCGCGCGACGGGCTGGCCCCCTCCTCGCTGCGGGTCGCGCGCGCCGATGGCCGGCTACGCGCCGAGGTCGGCTTCGGCGGAGCGACACCATGA
- the gspN gene encoding type II secretion system protein N — protein sequence MSGARLSLWFAGALALALLLFMPLQLVLPWLSLPPALSATAIEGNLWHGRLRQAQWRGTALGDLRLGLSPLPLLAGRKRLWLQAPDAALALHLGRMRGVGDASGVLPLPAPAGLALRASLDDARLLFDDEGCREAGGRVRVEFVLPGDVLPPLILAGTPVCEGREGRLALASEQTAGPLLVEIAAGIDGEGGYRLQTLARSDDPALRAVLLAAGFQEAPGGFSRVDTGRIAD from the coding sequence ATGAGCGGCGCGCGCCTGTCCCTGTGGTTCGCCGGTGCGCTCGCGCTCGCCCTGCTGCTGTTCATGCCCCTGCAACTGGTGCTGCCGTGGCTGTCGCTGCCGCCCGCGCTGTCGGCAACCGCCATCGAGGGCAATCTCTGGCACGGCCGCCTGCGCCAGGCGCAGTGGCGCGGCACGGCGCTCGGAGACCTGCGCCTGGGCCTCTCGCCGCTGCCCCTGCTGGCCGGGCGCAAGCGGCTGTGGCTCCAGGCGCCCGATGCCGCGCTCGCCCTGCACCTCGGGCGCATGCGAGGCGTCGGCGACGCAAGCGGCGTGTTGCCCCTGCCGGCACCGGCCGGACTGGCGCTGCGCGCATCGCTGGACGATGCCAGGCTGCTGTTCGACGACGAAGGTTGCCGCGAGGCCGGCGGCCGCGTACGGGTCGAATTCGTGCTCCCGGGCGACGTGCTGCCGCCCCTGATCCTGGCCGGCACGCCCGTCTGCGAGGGCCGCGAGGGCAGGCTCGCGCTCGCGTCCGAGCAGACCGCCGGCCCGCTGCTGGTCGAGATCGCCGCCGGCATCGATGGCGAAGGCGGCTACCGCCTGCAGACCCTCGCCCGCAGCGACGATCCCGCCCTGCGCGCCGTGCTGCTGGCAGCGGGCTTCCAGGAGGCGCCAGGCGGGTTCAGCCGTGTCGACACCGGCAGGATCGCCGACTGA
- a CDS encoding OprO/OprP family phosphate-selective porin: MKPLLLPLTLALALVSSLPVSAQTADHADEIAALKSQLQVLQARIEALESRSTEQAAQTPGVAPAPASAAEGPGQTKVETRGGIRVASADKAFEASLGGRIHFDAYAFDRDQAATTGTSEFRRARLTLQGKAYGWDYKLEQDFAAGSNLDGLRDAYIARSALGGRFTVGHFKPYRSMEELTSSNEVLMMERPFASASGLFGGRQFQQGVGYLRAGGHYTAGFSAFNLRGASGTRNEGVGYAGRVTVAPIDTDEATLHFGGWASRENANQGSADLSASVNYAGRRGPSQAIATVSGASGDEVTAYGLEAAGSFGPVFFQGEYANASFGQPGGPDQDVVTWYLQGSWHLNGGHKPYKAGTGVFGSASAADRGLWELTTRYDSIENRDVAGLDVSSWLLGVNYYVNPALRFMFNYTRGDNGFNGDETGQYAVRTQFAF; the protein is encoded by the coding sequence GTGAAACCACTCCTGCTTCCCCTCACCCTCGCCCTGGCGCTCGTCTCCAGCTTGCCCGTGTCCGCGCAAACGGCCGACCATGCCGATGAGATCGCCGCGCTGAAGTCGCAACTCCAGGTCCTGCAGGCACGGATCGAGGCGCTGGAATCCCGCTCCACGGAGCAGGCGGCGCAAACGCCCGGAGTTGCCCCTGCGCCGGCATCGGCCGCGGAAGGCCCCGGGCAGACGAAGGTCGAAACCCGGGGCGGGATCCGGGTGGCCTCCGCCGACAAGGCCTTCGAGGCCTCGCTGGGCGGCCGCATCCATTTCGATGCCTATGCCTTCGACCGCGACCAGGCCGCCACCACCGGCACCAGCGAATTCCGTCGCGCGCGCCTGACCCTGCAGGGCAAGGCCTACGGCTGGGACTACAAGCTCGAGCAGGACTTCGCCGCCGGCAGCAACCTCGACGGCCTGCGCGACGCCTACATCGCCAGGTCCGCGCTGGGCGGCAGGTTCACCGTCGGCCACTTCAAGCCCTACCGGTCGATGGAGGAACTCACCAGCTCCAACGAGGTGCTGATGATGGAGCGTCCGTTCGCCTCGGCCAGCGGCCTGTTCGGCGGGCGCCAGTTCCAGCAGGGCGTGGGCTACCTGCGCGCAGGCGGCCACTACACCGCGGGTTTCAGCGCGTTCAACCTGCGCGGCGCCAGCGGCACGCGCAACGAGGGCGTCGGCTATGCCGGTCGCGTCACCGTCGCGCCGATCGACACGGACGAGGCCACGCTGCACTTCGGCGGATGGGCCAGCCGGGAAAACGCGAACCAGGGGTCGGCCGATCTCTCCGCCTCGGTGAACTACGCCGGTCGTCGCGGCCCGTCGCAGGCGATCGCCACGGTGAGCGGCGCGAGCGGCGACGAAGTGACCGCCTACGGCCTGGAAGCCGCCGGATCCTTCGGTCCGGTGTTCTTCCAGGGCGAGTACGCGAACGCCTCCTTCGGGCAGCCGGGCGGTCCCGACCAGGATGTCGTCACCTGGTACCTGCAAGGGAGCTGGCACCTCAACGGCGGCCACAAGCCCTACAAGGCGGGTACCGGCGTATTCGGCTCGGCGTCGGCGGCGGACCGGGGATTGTGGGAGCTCACCACGCGCTACGACTCGATCGAGAACCGGGACGTCGCCGGCCTCGACGTGAGCAGCTGGCTGCTGGGCGTGAACTACTACGTCAATCCGGCCCTGCGCTTCATGTTCAACTACACCAGGGGCGACAACGGCTTCAACGGCGACGAAACCGGGCAGTACGCGGTGCGTACCCAGTTCGCGTTCTGA
- the pstC gene encoding phosphate ABC transporter permease subunit PstC has protein sequence MNATSLPATADTRRDAADLRADRAFRWLVSAAGVLVLVSLISAALSMLWGGRQAFSRFGLEFFWRDAWNPVLQDFGALVPIYGTLVTALIAMVIAVPISFGIAMFLTEIAPKWLRTPVGAAIELLAGIPSIIYGMWGLFVLVPFLAEHVYPWVDDNLGGIPGIGAVFSGPPLGLGMGTAGLVLAIMVIPFISSVMREVFLTVPGQLKESAYALGSTKTEVVWDVVLPYTRSAVIGGIFLGLGRALGETMAVTFVLGNAHRLTVSLLEPGNSIAATIANEFAEADSPMYLSSLIALGFVLFMVTFVVLTIARLMLRQLKKREGN, from the coding sequence ATGAACGCCACCTCCCTCCCCGCCACCGCGGACACGCGGCGCGACGCCGCCGATCTCCGCGCCGATCGCGCGTTCCGCTGGCTGGTGTCCGCCGCCGGCGTCCTCGTGCTGGTGTCGCTGATCTCGGCGGCGCTGTCGATGCTGTGGGGCGGCCGCCAGGCCTTCTCCAGGTTCGGGCTGGAATTCTTCTGGCGCGATGCGTGGAACCCGGTGCTGCAGGATTTCGGCGCGCTGGTGCCGATCTACGGCACGCTGGTGACGGCGCTGATCGCAATGGTGATCGCGGTACCGATCAGTTTCGGCATCGCGATGTTCCTCACCGAGATCGCGCCGAAATGGCTGCGCACGCCGGTCGGTGCCGCGATCGAGCTGCTGGCGGGCATTCCCTCGATCATCTACGGCATGTGGGGCCTGTTCGTGCTGGTGCCGTTCCTGGCCGAGCACGTCTATCCCTGGGTGGACGACAACCTCGGCGGGATTCCGGGCATCGGCGCGGTGTTCTCGGGCCCGCCGCTCGGCCTGGGCATGGGCACGGCCGGGCTGGTACTGGCGATCATGGTCATTCCCTTCATCTCCTCGGTGATGCGCGAGGTGTTCCTGACCGTGCCCGGCCAGTTGAAGGAATCGGCATACGCACTCGGATCCACCAAGACCGAGGTGGTCTGGGACGTGGTGCTGCCGTATACCCGTTCCGCGGTGATCGGCGGCATCTTCCTCGGTCTGGGACGGGCGCTGGGAGAAACCATGGCGGTGACCTTCGTGCTGGGCAATGCCCATCGCCTCACGGTCTCGCTGCTCGAGCCCGGCAACTCGATCGCCGCGACCATCGCCAACGAGTTCGCGGAGGCCGATTCGCCGATGTACCTGTCGTCGCTGATCGCGTTGGGTTTCGTGCTGTTCATGGTCACCTTCGTCGTGCTCACCATCGCCCGGCTGATGCTGCGCCAGCTGAAAAAGCGGGAGGGCAACTGA
- the pstA gene encoding phosphate ABC transporter permease PstA, with amino-acid sequence MSASLYRRRRAKNAIVQLLAVGAAVFGLFWLVWIMWTTLSKGIGAMNLALFTEMTPPPGAEGGGMLNAFFGSMIMSLLGIAIGAPVGVLAGTFLAEYSRNSWIGETVRFVNDILLSAPSIVLGLFVYTLVVAQMGHFSALAGAIALAFIVLPVVVRTTDEMLQLVPTQMREAALSLGVPQWKVIVQVLYRSSMPGIVTGILLALARISGETAPLLFTALNNQYWTTNVLSPMANVPVVIFQYAMSPYENWHSLAWAGAFVLTMFVLLVSLLARYIVLRNKIAHD; translated from the coding sequence ATGAGCGCCTCGCTGTACCGGCGCCGCCGCGCCAAGAACGCCATCGTGCAGCTGCTGGCGGTCGGGGCCGCGGTGTTCGGCCTGTTCTGGCTGGTGTGGATCATGTGGACCACGCTGAGCAAGGGGATCGGCGCGATGAACCTCGCCCTGTTCACCGAGATGACGCCCCCTCCGGGGGCGGAAGGCGGCGGCATGCTCAACGCCTTCTTCGGCAGCATGATCATGAGCCTGCTGGGCATCGCCATCGGCGCGCCCGTCGGCGTACTCGCGGGCACCTTCCTGGCCGAGTACTCGCGCAACAGCTGGATCGGCGAGACGGTCCGGTTCGTCAACGACATCCTCTTGTCTGCACCGTCGATCGTCCTGGGCCTGTTCGTCTACACCCTGGTGGTCGCGCAGATGGGTCACTTCTCGGCGCTCGCGGGCGCCATCGCACTGGCCTTCATCGTGCTGCCCGTAGTGGTGCGCACCACCGACGAAATGCTGCAGCTCGTGCCCACCCAGATGCGCGAGGCCGCGCTCTCGCTCGGTGTGCCGCAGTGGAAGGTGATCGTGCAGGTGCTGTACCGCTCGTCGATGCCCGGCATCGTCACCGGCATCCTGCTGGCTTTGGCCCGCATCAGCGGCGAGACCGCGCCGCTGCTGTTCACCGCGCTCAACAACCAGTACTGGACCACCAACGTCCTCTCGCCGATGGCCAACGTGCCGGTGGTGATCTTCCAGTACGCCATGAGTCCGTACGAGAACTGGCACTCGCTGGCCTGGGCCGGCGCCTTCGTCCTGACCATGTTCGTGCTGCTGGTCAGCCTGCTGGCGCGCTACATCGTGTTGCGCAACAAGATCGCCCATGACTAA
- the pstB gene encoding phosphate ABC transporter ATP-binding protein PstB, producing MTNLSMDPVMNDAAPAARTQRISTATVERGALAPAPVKIAARNLQFHYGKFHALKDIDLEIPEKRVTALIGPSGCGKSTLLRVFNRIYALYPKQEASGEVLLDGENILAPKYPMNRLRSKVGMVFQKPVPFPMTIYENVAYAIRHHESLSRKQMDERVEQALRQGALWDEVKDKLGQSALGLSGGQQQRLCIARAVALRPDVLLLDEPTSALDPISTSRIEQLIEELKLDYTIVIVTHNMQQAARVSDFTAFMYLGDLIEHDTTETIFSKPSKQQTEDYITGRFG from the coding sequence ATGACTAACCTTTCGATGGATCCCGTTATGAACGACGCCGCTCCCGCCGCCCGCACGCAGCGCATCAGCACCGCCACGGTCGAGCGCGGAGCGCTGGCGCCCGCGCCGGTCAAGATCGCGGCGCGCAACCTGCAGTTCCATTACGGCAAGTTCCACGCGCTCAAGGACATCGACCTGGAGATCCCGGAGAAGCGGGTGACCGCGCTGATCGGGCCTTCCGGTTGCGGCAAGTCCACGCTGCTGCGGGTGTTCAACCGAATCTACGCGCTCTATCCGAAGCAGGAAGCCAGCGGCGAGGTGCTGCTCGACGGCGAGAACATCCTGGCGCCGAAGTATCCGATGAACCGGCTGCGCAGCAAGGTCGGCATGGTGTTCCAGAAGCCGGTGCCGTTCCCGATGACGATCTACGAGAACGTCGCCTATGCGATCCGCCACCACGAAAGCCTGTCCAGGAAGCAGATGGACGAGCGGGTCGAACAGGCGCTGCGCCAGGGCGCGCTGTGGGACGAGGTCAAGGACAAGCTGGGCCAGAGCGCGCTGGGCCTCTCGGGCGGCCAGCAGCAGCGCCTGTGCATCGCGCGCGCGGTGGCGCTGCGCCCGGACGTGCTGCTGCTCGACGAGCCGACCTCGGCGCTCGACCCGATCTCCACCAGCCGCATCGAGCAGCTGATCGAGGAACTCAAGCTCGACTACACCATCGTCATCGTCACCCACAACATGCAGCAGGCCGCGCGCGTGTCGGATTTCACCGCCTTCATGTACCTGGGCGACCTGATCGAGCACGACACCACCGAGACGATCTTCTCCAAGCCCTCGAAGCAGCAGACCGAGGATTACATCACGGGGCGGTTCGGGTGA
- the phoU gene encoding phosphate signaling complex protein PhoU — MTTQPHDHIVKSYDEERQRLIGEILRMGEMAASQLEAALDVVERRDDKAAARIIANDEEIDLLEQEVSQDVMKLALRGPLARDLREILAALRIASDIERIGDYAANVAKRSTALNAAPPLPHTRGLNTLGQLVVRQIRDVLAAFASSDAEAAQRVRAQDAEVDTLYTGLFRELLTYMMEDARAITPCTHLLFMAKNLERVGDHATNIAENVWFLVHGDDALPPREKRDNTSVAT, encoded by the coding sequence ATGACCACCCAACCGCACGACCACATCGTCAAGAGCTACGACGAAGAGCGCCAGCGCCTGATCGGCGAGATCCTGCGGATGGGCGAGATGGCGGCATCCCAGCTGGAGGCCGCGCTCGACGTGGTCGAACGCCGCGACGACAAGGCGGCCGCGCGCATCATCGCCAACGACGAGGAGATCGACCTGCTCGAGCAGGAAGTGAGCCAGGACGTGATGAAGCTGGCGCTGCGCGGACCGCTCGCGCGGGACCTGCGCGAGATCCTCGCCGCGCTGCGCATCGCCTCGGACATCGAACGGATCGGCGACTACGCCGCCAACGTCGCCAAACGCTCGACCGCGCTCAACGCGGCGCCGCCGCTGCCGCATACCCGCGGCCTCAACACGCTCGGCCAGCTGGTGGTCCGCCAGATCCGGGACGTGCTGGCCGCGTTCGCCAGCAGCGACGCCGAGGCCGCGCAGCGCGTGCGCGCCCAGGACGCCGAGGTCGACACCCTCTACACCGGCCTGTTCCGCGAACTGCTGACCTACATGATGGAGGATGCGCGCGCGATCACTCCGTGCACGCACCTGCTGTTCATGGCCAAGAACCTGGAACGCGTCGGCGACCACGCCACCAACATCGCCGAGAACGTGTGGTTCCTGGTGCATGGCGACGACGCCCTGCCGCCGCGCGAAAAGCGGGACAACACCAGCGTCGCGACCTGA